The following DNA comes from Lentibacillus sp. Marseille-P4043.
CGAATAAGCAGGATAATAAAAAACTGCAACCCAACAACAATAAAGAAATCTGGAACAGCGGTACATAACCAGTTAACCACCCTTAGCGCAATACCCCTTTTCCGATGATAGTTAACGAAATTCGCGACACCAATGATGATGCCAAAAAGTACGCTGATGAAAAAAGCAGGAAGAATAATTTCCAGGCTTCTACCAAGATACGTACCTGCAGCTTCCATTACTGGGATCCCTGTTTTCACTGCCCCAAAGCCTCCATTTGCAATTAAATCTGTAAAAAAGTGCTGAATGTTGGCTATATAACCCTCCCAGCCAAATGGAAAAACCGTCTCCATATGAAAGGTGCCCTCACTCATTACCACAGGCTCACGAGGAAGAAGAATAATAGCCAATACAACAATGCTAACGCCAAAAAATATCAACAGACTCTTCAGTAAATTTAAGGTAAGGTTCTTCACTGCAACACCCTCTATTGATGGTTATTATTCTTAGTAATAGCGTCTAATTCGACCCCTAAGTCAATTAATTAGCCTCTAACAAATCTCTAAATTGGTTTCACTATCTTTCCAGTTTCCTATTATTTTCGATACAAACACAAAAACCCCACAACGACTAAAATTATTCCCGACGGCTTTGTTACGTTCTCTAATAAAAACAGCCACACACCAGAAATAATAAAAATTGCCCCTGCCTTTTTCACTTCATATTGGACTTTATATGCCATCCAAATAGCAATTATAGAAGCAACTCCCCTAGTAGAACCCGGCAGAAAGTGATGAGCAAAGTAGCTATCTTTCAATGAAAACGTAAAATATATGTACAAAAGGGATCCAAGAAGACCTGTAATACCGCCAATTAATCCAAGGGTAAATTCCAAATCCTTTGGGCGTGATCGCATCTCTTCATCCATTCATTGCTCACCTACTTTAAAAACGAATGCAATTATTTGCAATTGTAACATAATTTTTGATAAAAAAATCGACTCGTTAAAAAACGAATCAATTTTACACTCTAAAAATTACTGGTAAGCTTTAGCAGAAGCTTGGACCCGACTAGATATAATCTTTCCTGTTTTCATAATTTCTTCTAAAAACCCAACTCGGTACTCATCCTTTCCAATTAAAACAGGCTGAGCTTTCCTCCTTAACGGGTAACGAATAAACATTGCGAGTCTACGATCAATTCAATACCTAACCCTCCACAAATACAACCCTTGAGGTGGTATCGTTTCTCCAACAAGTTGGCGATCTCTTTGCTCGATAAGAAAGGGGATATCGCTCGCACTACGTCTGCCTTGACCAATATCAAGCAAGACGCCAACAGTTATCCGGACCATGTTATATAAAAAGCCGCTTCCACGAAAAATAAATTCAATCTCACTCCCATGTTTCTCGCATGAGAGCTGGTAAAGTGTGCGGACTTTGCTTCCTTTTGTAGTTGCTTTTGCTGAGGAAAAAGTAGTGAAGTCATGTTCCCCTTCTAAATAGCTGCAGGCCTCCTGCATTACCTTTATATCCAGTGGGTAAGGAAATTGATAAGCATAGTTTCGCTTAAACACATCAGTCTCTTTTTCATTCCAAACATAATAACGATATTCTTTCTCAATCACATCATAACGTGCGTGAAACGCTGTCGGAACTTTTTCCACATCATTCACATAAAGATCACCCGGCAAAAGTGTGTTAAGTGCCCGCTTCCA
Coding sequences within:
- a CDS encoding ABC transporter permease subunit, with amino-acid sequence MKNLTLNLLKSLLIFFGVSIVVLAIILLPREPVVMSEGTFHMETVFPFGWEGYIANIQHFFTDLIANGGFGAVKTGIPVMEAAGTYLGRSLEIILPAFFISVLFGIIIGVANFVNYHRKRGIALRVVNWLCTAVPDFFIVVGLQFFIILLIRWGFPSFSLFSDDKWYSFILPMLVVAIYPTMYLANLTQQALLQQEDHDYVRTARSKGTSSFRVVSFHMLWNSWPTILTHVQTVMLYVLSSLPIIELLTGYRGAAYYLLQSIQNYDTNMTVVLLFAFMLLILASVWFSQIVKYAVMNAQAEES
- a CDS encoding DUF4064 domain-containing protein gives rise to the protein MDEEMRSRPKDLEFTLGLIGGITGLLGSLLYIYFTFSLKDSYFAHHFLPGSTRGVASIIAIWMAYKVQYEVKKAGAIFIISGVWLFLLENVTKPSGIILVVVGFLCLYRK
- the truA gene encoding tRNA pseudouridine(38-40) synthase TruA — protein: MEKIKCVISYDGSNFSGFQIQPKKRTVHGELEKALQKMHKGEHIRIQASGRTDTGVHAKGQTIHFETPFIIPEVNWKRALNTLLPGDLYVNDVEKVPTAFHARYDVIEKEYRYYVWNEKETDVFKRNYAYQFPYPLDIKVMQEACSYLEGEHDFTTFSSAKATTKGSKVRTLYQLSCEKHGSEIEFIFRGSGFLYNMVRITVGVLLDIGQGRRSASDIPFLIEQRDRQLVGETIPPQGLYLWRVRY